A genomic segment from Aegilops tauschii subsp. strangulata cultivar AL8/78 chromosome 1, Aet v6.0, whole genome shotgun sequence encodes:
- the LOC109782730 gene encoding O-methyltransferase ZRP4 — protein MAPTREQHILDQGLLDAQLELWHHTFSYVKSMALKSALDLGIADAIHRQGGAATLSQIAATATLHPTKISCLRRLMRVLLVSGIFSVDHPRDDGVEGEAVYALTPASRLLVCSASVNMVHITKMLLHTNLVSPFSDLGTWFQHELPEPDLFKLKHGKTFWELADHDPAYNALVNDGMVSDSSFLMDIAIRECGAVFQGIGSLVDVAGGHGGAAQAISNAFPDVKCSVMDLAHVVAKAPSGSDVEYIAGDMFESIPPADAVFLKWVMHDWGDEDCIKILKNCKKAIAPKDAGGKVIIVDIVVGAGPQDPKHKETQVMFDLFIMFINGVERDEQEWKKIIFEAGFNDYKITPILGVRSIIEVYP, from the exons ATGGCGCCTACCCGGGAGCAGCACATCCTCGACCAGGGCTTGCTGGATGCCCAGCTCGAGCTTTGGCACCACACCTTCAGCTACGTCAAGTCAATGGCGCTCAAGTCTGCCCTGGACCTCGGCATTGCGGACGCCATCCACCGCCAAGGCGGCGCCGCTACCCTCTCCCAGATTGCCGCCACGGCCACGCTCCACCCGACCAAGATCTCCTGCCTGCGCCGCCTCATGCGTGTGCTCCTCGTCTCCGGCATCTTCAGCGTCGACCACCCCAGGGACGACGGCGTTGAGGGCGAGGCCGTCTACGCGCTGACCCCGGCGTCCCGTCTCCTCGTCTGCTCGGCCTCGGTGAACATGGTCCACATCACCAAGATGCTCCTCCACACCAACCTCGTCTCCCCGTTCTCCGACCTCGGGACTTGGTTCCAGCACGAGCTGCCGGAGCCGGACCTCTTCAAGCTGAAGCACGGCAAGACCTTCTGGGAGCTGGCCGACCACGACCCGGCGTACAACGCACTCGTCAACGACGGCATGGTCTCCGACAGCAGCTTCCTCATGGACATCGCCATCAGGGAGTGCGGCGCCGTCTTCCAGGGGATAGGCTCCCTGGTCGACGTCGCCGGGGGGCACGGTGGAGCGGCACAAGCCATCTCGAATGCGTTCCCGGACGTGAAGTGTAGCGTGATGGACCTCGCCCACGTCGTCGCCAAGGCTCCGAGCGGTAGCGACGTGGAGTACATCGCCGGCGACATGTTTGAGAGCATTCCACCGGCCGATGCTGTCTTCCTCAAG TGGGTCATGCATGATTGGGGTGACGAGGACTGCATCAAGATACTAAAAAATTGCAAGAAAGCCATCGCGCCAAAAGATGCAGGAGGGAAGGTGATAATTGTCGACATAGTGGTTGGTGCAGGACCGCAGGACCCGAAGCACAAAGAGACACAAGTCATGTTTGACCttttcatcatgttcatcaaCGGCGTCGAGCGAGATGAGCAGGAGTGGAAGAAGATAATCTTCGAGGCTGGATTCAACGACTACAAAATCACGCCCATTCTAGGTGTGAGATCGATCATCGAGGTTTACCCATGA